The window CCGACTTCTTGGGCAGTTCGCGAACGATCTTGTCGTTCTCCTTCTCGAACTGCATGAAGACGTTGTTCCAGATCTCGACGAAGCGATCGCCATCCTCGTCCGGCGAACCGGGAGGGCCGCCGAAGATGTGGTCGCCGTGGTCGTAGAAAATCTCGGTGCAGGGGCCGCTCGGGCCGCTGTCGCCCATGGCCCAGAAATTGTCGGCCGTGGGGATGCGGATGATCTTCTCGTCGGCGAAACCGGTGACCTTCTTCCAGATGTCGAAGGCTTCGTCGTCGGTGTGATAGACGGTGACCAGAAGGCGCTTGGGATCGAGGCCGAACTCCTTTGTCAGCAGGCCCCAGGCGCTCTCGATGGCGTGGTCCTTGAAGTAGTCGCCGAACGAGAAATTGCCCAGCATTTCAAAAGAAGGTGTGGTGGCGCGCGGTATAGCCGACGTTGTCCAGGTCGTTGTGCTTGCCGCCGGCGCGCACGCACTTCTGCGAGCTGGTGGCGCGCTTAGGGGGGCACGGCGGCGCCCGTGAAATAGTCCTTGAACGGCACCATGCCCGCGTTGACGAACAGCAGGGTCGGGTCGTTCTGCGGCACCAGCGGAGCCGACTGCACCTTCTCGTGGCCGTCGGCCGCGAAGTAGTCGAGGAAGGTGGAGCGGATCTGTTTCAGGCTGGTCATGGGCGTATCGCTCTAAGGAATTCGGGCGCGCGGGGAGAATATCGGAACGGGCGTCATATAGGGATTTTGCGCCGAGCGCATCACTGGCGCGTGATCGCGTGCGCGGGGGGCGTGCTTTTCCGGCCCGGCGGGCTCTAATCGTGCAGGCGATGCGGCGCGACGATGACCCCGTCCGCGTCGGCGTAGAGCCAGTCGTCGGGGGTGAAGATGACGCCGCCAAAAGGCGGTGGGAATGTCGATCTCGCCTATGGCGTCGCGGTCGGCGCGCAGGGGGATGGTTCCGACGGCCTTCACGCCGACCTGCATCGTATTGATGACGCCGCTGTCGCGGATGGCGCCGTGGACCACGATCCCGGCCCAGCCGTTGTCGATGGCCAGCTTGGCCAGGTTGTCGCCGACCAG of the Brevundimonas pondensis genome contains:
- a CDS encoding RraA family protein, yielding MVNGGGSLKRALVGDNLAKLAIDNGWAGIVVHGAIRDSGVINTMQVGVKAVGTIPLRADRDAIGEIDIPTAFWRRHLHPRRLALRRRGRGHRRAASPARLEPAGPEKHAPRARDHAPVMRSAQNPYMTPVPIFSPRARIP